The following are from one region of the Mesorhizobium sp. B4-1-4 genome:
- a CDS encoding cytochrome c — protein MRTLTAILATGAALLAIAPAIAADQADQIIRGQYQAVLGDCAGCHTRPDGKPLAGGLPLETPFGTLVPPNITPDHETGIGNWSEDDFRNMMKTGIGHNGVRLYPAMPYPAYTKMNEQDISDLWAYLTTVEPVPNKVQANQLPFPLNIRLAMWGWNLLNFTESTFTPDPSKSAEWNRGAYIVQGAGHCGICHTPKSFLGADQDSGFVQGASLQGWFAPDITNNAQSGLGKWSQEDVVAYLKTGVNAHSIASGPMAEAVENSTSKMTDPDLKAVAVYLKSLGSDTGNAQAPKPDEARMAAGEAIYHDNCSACHGGDGAGAGALFPPLVGNSIVAQGNAETLARVVLAGSQAVHTAGAPTTPAMPSLAWRLKDQELADVLTYVRGSWGNSAPAVSSDDIAAVRKELVR, from the coding sequence ATGAGAACGCTCACCGCCATCCTCGCCACCGGCGCGGCACTCCTGGCGATCGCTCCGGCAATCGCCGCCGACCAGGCGGACCAGATCATACGCGGTCAGTACCAGGCCGTGCTCGGCGATTGCGCGGGTTGTCACACGAGGCCGGACGGCAAGCCCCTGGCCGGCGGCCTGCCACTGGAAACGCCGTTCGGCACACTGGTGCCGCCCAACATCACGCCCGACCACGAGACGGGCATCGGCAATTGGTCGGAAGACGATTTCCGCAACATGATGAAGACCGGCATCGGCCACAATGGCGTGCGGCTCTACCCCGCCATGCCATATCCCGCCTATACCAAGATGAACGAGCAGGACATTTCCGACCTCTGGGCCTATCTCACCACGGTCGAGCCGGTGCCGAACAAGGTGCAGGCCAACCAGCTGCCGTTTCCCCTGAACATCCGGCTGGCGATGTGGGGCTGGAATCTCCTCAACTTCACCGAAAGCACTTTCACGCCGGATCCCTCCAAGTCGGCGGAATGGAACCGCGGCGCCTATATCGTGCAGGGGGCGGGGCACTGCGGCATCTGCCATACGCCCAAATCTTTCCTCGGAGCCGACCAGGACAGCGGCTTCGTGCAAGGGGCATCGCTGCAGGGCTGGTTTGCGCCCGATATCACCAACAATGCTCAATCCGGCCTGGGAAAATGGTCGCAGGAGGATGTGGTCGCCTACCTCAAGACCGGCGTCAACGCGCATTCGATCGCGTCCGGTCCGATGGCCGAGGCCGTCGAAAACTCGACCTCGAAAATGACGGATCCGGACCTCAAGGCTGTTGCCGTCTATCTCAAGAGCCTAGGCTCGGACACCGGCAATGCGCAAGCGCCAAAGCCGGACGAGGCACGGATGGCCGCGGGCGAGGCGATCTACCATGACAATTGTTCGGCCTGCCATGGTGGCGATGGTGCCGGGGCCGGAGCTCTGTTCCCGCCGCTCGTCGGCAACTCGATCGTGGCGCAAGGCAATGCCGAAACGCTTGCCCGGGTGGTTCTCGCCGGAAGCCAGGCTGTCCATACGGCCGGCGCGCCGACGACACCTGCCATGCCTTCGCTCGCATGGCGCCTGAAGGACCAGGAACTCGCCGACGTGCTGACCTATGTGCGCGGCAGCTGGGGCAATTCCGCTCCGGCGGTCTCATCCGACGATATTGCGGCGGTGCGCAAGGAATTGGTGCGGTAG
- a CDS encoding GMC family oxidoreductase gives MTTILPRKDVVIVGLGWTGSILAHELTDQGLDVLAIERGPWRDTATDFNIGYAQDELRYSVRRDLFLQPAVETMTMRNDPSQTALPMRDFGSFLPGNGVGGAGVHWNGHTWRFWDSDFQTKTNLTKRYGAARIADLQVEDWGVTGAEMEPYYDQFEYLAGISGKAGNIKGKLQEGGNPFEDPRARDYPNPPMEMTYAPTLFANVGRSMGLHPFPTPSANMSRTYVNPLGITMGQCTYCGFCERFGCANYSKSSAQTTILPVLMKKANFEVRTDSEVLRVDLAAGGKSAHGVTYVDTSGQEFFQPADLVLLCAYGLHNARLMMLSGIGKIYDPNTGEGTVGRNYCYQTNAGVQVFFDDKNFNPFIAAGALGQTIDDFNGDAFDHGALDFVGGAGINCIPTNGRPIGTRPTLPGTPKWGGAWKKATVEGYKSTLGYSSQGSSYATRTNYLDLDPTYKDRFGRPLMRMTFDFPDNDIRMSNYVCDRMEDIAKAFGGKQYSVGRRKKGWDSVPYQSTHNTGGAIMGTDPKRSAVNTFLQSWDVPNVFVIGASAFPQNAGKNPTGTVGALAFRAADAIRNQYLRNPGAPLVRA, from the coding sequence ATGACGACGATACTGCCCCGAAAGGATGTCGTGATCGTCGGCCTCGGCTGGACCGGGTCCATCCTTGCGCATGAATTGACGGACCAGGGCCTCGACGTGCTGGCCATAGAACGCGGTCCATGGCGCGACACGGCCACCGATTTCAACATCGGCTATGCACAGGACGAATTGCGCTACAGCGTGCGGCGCGACCTCTTCCTGCAGCCCGCCGTCGAAACGATGACGATGCGCAACGACCCGTCGCAGACAGCGCTGCCGATGCGCGATTTCGGTTCCTTCCTGCCCGGCAACGGGGTTGGCGGCGCCGGCGTGCACTGGAACGGCCACACCTGGCGATTCTGGGATTCGGACTTCCAGACGAAAACCAACCTGACCAAGCGCTATGGCGCGGCCAGGATCGCGGATCTCCAGGTCGAGGACTGGGGCGTGACCGGCGCCGAAATGGAGCCTTACTACGACCAGTTCGAATATTTGGCGGGCATCTCGGGCAAGGCCGGCAACATCAAAGGCAAACTGCAGGAAGGCGGCAATCCGTTCGAGGATCCGAGGGCGCGGGACTATCCGAACCCGCCGATGGAAATGACCTACGCGCCGACCTTGTTCGCCAATGTCGGCCGGTCGATGGGGCTGCATCCTTTCCCGACGCCATCAGCCAACATGTCTCGCACCTATGTCAATCCGCTCGGCATCACCATGGGGCAGTGCACCTATTGCGGTTTCTGCGAGCGTTTCGGCTGCGCCAACTATTCCAAATCGAGCGCCCAGACCACCATCCTCCCCGTCCTGATGAAGAAGGCCAATTTCGAGGTCCGGACCGACAGCGAAGTGCTGCGTGTCGATCTTGCCGCCGGCGGCAAGTCGGCGCATGGCGTGACCTATGTCGACACGTCAGGGCAGGAATTCTTCCAACCGGCCGATCTCGTGCTTCTGTGCGCCTATGGGCTGCACAATGCCCGCCTGATGATGCTCTCCGGCATCGGCAAGATCTATGATCCCAACACCGGCGAGGGCACGGTCGGCCGCAATTACTGCTATCAGACCAATGCCGGCGTGCAGGTGTTCTTCGACGACAAGAACTTCAATCCGTTCATCGCGGCCGGCGCGCTCGGCCAGACGATCGACGATTTCAACGGCGACGCTTTCGATCACGGTGCGCTGGATTTCGTCGGCGGCGCGGGCATCAACTGCATCCCCACCAATGGACGCCCGATCGGCACCAGGCCGACGCTGCCCGGCACGCCGAAATGGGGCGGGGCGTGGAAGAAAGCGACCGTCGAGGGTTACAAGAGCACGCTCGGCTATTCCTCGCAGGGCAGCAGCTACGCCACGCGCACCAACTATCTCGATCTCGACCCGACCTACAAGGATCGCTTCGGCCGGCCGCTGATGCGCATGACGTTCGATTTCCCCGACAACGACATCCGGATGTCGAACTATGTATGCGACCGGATGGAGGACATCGCCAAGGCGTTCGGCGGCAAGCAATACAGCGTCGGCCGCCGCAAGAAGGGCTGGGACAGCGTCCCCTATCAGAGCACCCACAATACCGGCGGCGCCATCATGGGGACCGACCCGAAGAGAAGCGCGGTCAACACCTTCCTGCAAAGCTGGGATGTGCCGAACGTCTTTGTCATCGGCGCGTCGGCCTTCCCGCAGAACGCCGGCAAGAACCCGACGGGAACGGTCGGCGCGCTTGCCTTCCGTGCCGCCGACGCCATCCGCAATCAGTATCTGCGCAATCCCGGCGCACCGCTGGTGCGGGCATGA
- a CDS encoding gluconate 2-dehydrogenase subunit 3 family protein, producing the protein MQVVPGGWQFFTPQEAALVEAIVDRIIPADDLSMGGKEAGCAVYIDRQLMGAFGTSSRLYTQGPFLPALPTQGYQGEANPAQRYRVGLAAIDAFLKQRDGKTFAELQPADQDAFLTAMEAGKIELPNGVKGPGFFGLLLQNTMEGFFADPVYGGNKDMVSWRMLGFPGARYDYRDHVSKHNQPYPRPPVSIEGSPEWLGKRS; encoded by the coding sequence ATGCAGGTGGTCCCTGGCGGCTGGCAATTTTTCACACCGCAGGAAGCGGCTCTTGTCGAAGCCATCGTCGACCGCATCATCCCCGCCGACGATCTCAGCATGGGCGGCAAGGAGGCGGGCTGCGCCGTCTATATCGACAGGCAGTTGATGGGCGCGTTCGGAACCTCGAGCCGGCTTTATACGCAAGGGCCATTCCTGCCCGCATTGCCGACGCAGGGATATCAGGGTGAGGCCAATCCGGCCCAGCGCTACCGCGTCGGCCTCGCCGCCATAGATGCCTTCCTGAAGCAACGCGACGGCAAGACATTCGCAGAACTGCAGCCGGCCGATCAGGATGCGTTCCTGACGGCCATGGAGGCGGGTAAGATCGAACTGCCCAATGGCGTCAAGGGGCCCGGCTTCTTCGGACTTCTTCTGCAGAACACGATGGAAGGGTTCTTTGCCGATCCGGTCTATGGCGGCAACAAGGACATGGTGTCGTGGCGCATGCTCGGCTTCCCCGGCGCGCGCTATGACTACCGGGACCATGTCAGCAAGCACAATCAGCCCTATCCGCGGCCGCCCGTCTCCATCGAAGGCAGCCCGGAATGGCTGGGCAAGAGGAGCTGA